One genomic segment of Esox lucius isolate fEsoLuc1 chromosome 15, fEsoLuc1.pri, whole genome shotgun sequence includes these proteins:
- the ptafr gene encoding platelet-activating factor receptor isoform X2 — MEPIVKMVLKGNTSNDNTSFLDSEFRYTLFPVFYSIVFILGLTANSYVLFVLHRLREAQTMNEIRIYMTNLTVADLLFVCALPFWIDYFLRRGDWKYSDILCRVIGTFFYINNYCSILFLTAISVNRYWAVTCPLDAASSNCWRRGALISTIIWVLTLSFSMEYLVKPGVNKDQANVSRCFEGYHEDNEDSKRFLAITHLVIVTSFFLVFFIVVACNLLIARALLIQSPSQALGSVSAKPRGVKRQALQMLCVVVVVFIVCFLPHHLVQYPWTLAVLQIQEGWGSTGWNDTTRCWLNDAHQITLMLMGLNCLLDPVVYCFATRRFRLYIKDHLKRVGKGRHYSDTIATHISMTSQGLHNEPGAS; from the coding sequence TGGAGCCGATCGTAAAAATGGtcctcaaagggaacacgagcAATGACAACACATCCTTCCTGGACTCTGAGTTCCGCTACACCCTCTTCCCAGTGTTCTACAGTATCGTCTTCATTCTTGGACTGACGGCCAACAGCTATGTGCTGTTTGTGCTGCATCGCCTGCGTGAAGCGCAGACCATGAATGAGATACGCATCTACATGACCAATCTGACCGTCGCCGACCTGCTCTTCGTCTGCGCCCTCCCCTTCTGGATTGACTACTTCCTTCGCCGAGGTGACTGGAAGTACAGCGACATCCTGTGCCGTGTCATCGGCACGTTCTTCTACATCAACAACTACTGCTccatcctcttcctcactgCCATTAGTGTAAACCGCTACTGGGCTGTCACATGCCCACTGGATGCCGCCTCGTCCAACTGTTGGCGTCGGGGGGCTCTTATCTCAACGATTATCTGGGTGCTCACCCTGTCCTTTTCCATGGAGTACCTGGTGAAGCCGGGCGTGAACAAGGACCAGGCCAACGTAAGCCGTTGCTTCGAAGGTTACCACGAAGACAATGAAGACAGCAAGCGCTTTTTGGCCATCACGCACCTGGTTATCGTCACCAGCTTCTTCTTGGTCTTTTTCATTGTCGTAGCTTGCAACCTGCTCATTGCCCGGGCCCTGCTCATCCAATCGCCCTCACAGGCGTTAGGCTCCGTTTCTGCCAAGCCCAGAGGGGTGAAGCGCCAGGCTCTGCAGATGCTGTgcgtagtggtggtggtgttcatTGTGTGCTTCCTGCCCCATCACCTGGTTCAGTATCCCTGGACCCTGGCGGTGCTTCAGATCCAGGAGGGCTGGGGCAGTACAGGCTGGAACGACACGACACGGTGCTGGCTGAATGACGCCCACCAGATCACTCTGATGCTGATGGGGCTCAACTGCCTCCTGGATCCAGTGGTGTACTGCTTTGCCACCAGGAGGTTCCGTCTGTACATCAAGGACCACCTGAAGAGGGTGGGAAAGGGCAGACACTACTCTGACACTATTGCCACTCACATCTCCATGACGAGCCAGGGGCTTCATAACGAGCCAGGGGCTTCATAA
- the ptafr gene encoding platelet-activating factor receptor isoform X4 — MVLKGNTSNDNTSFLDSEFRYTLFPVFYSIVFILGLTANSYVLFVLHRLREAQTMNEIRIYMTNLTVADLLFVCALPFWIDYFLRRGDWKYSDILCRVIGTFFYINNYCSILFLTAISVNRYWAVTCPLDAASSNCWRRGALISTIIWVLTLSFSMEYLVKPGVNKDQANVSRCFEGYHEDNEDSKRFLAITHLVIVTSFFLVFFIVVACNLLIARALLIQSPSQALGSVSAKPRGVKRQALQMLCVVVVVFIVCFLPHHLVQYPWTLAVLQIQEGWGSTGWNDTTRCWLNDAHQITLMLMGLNCLLDPVVYCFATRRFRLYIKDHLKRVGKGRHYSDTIATHISMTSQGLHNEPGAS, encoded by the coding sequence ATGGtcctcaaagggaacacgagcAATGACAACACATCCTTCCTGGACTCTGAGTTCCGCTACACCCTCTTCCCAGTGTTCTACAGTATCGTCTTCATTCTTGGACTGACGGCCAACAGCTATGTGCTGTTTGTGCTGCATCGCCTGCGTGAAGCGCAGACCATGAATGAGATACGCATCTACATGACCAATCTGACCGTCGCCGACCTGCTCTTCGTCTGCGCCCTCCCCTTCTGGATTGACTACTTCCTTCGCCGAGGTGACTGGAAGTACAGCGACATCCTGTGCCGTGTCATCGGCACGTTCTTCTACATCAACAACTACTGCTccatcctcttcctcactgCCATTAGTGTAAACCGCTACTGGGCTGTCACATGCCCACTGGATGCCGCCTCGTCCAACTGTTGGCGTCGGGGGGCTCTTATCTCAACGATTATCTGGGTGCTCACCCTGTCCTTTTCCATGGAGTACCTGGTGAAGCCGGGCGTGAACAAGGACCAGGCCAACGTAAGCCGTTGCTTCGAAGGTTACCACGAAGACAATGAAGACAGCAAGCGCTTTTTGGCCATCACGCACCTGGTTATCGTCACCAGCTTCTTCTTGGTCTTTTTCATTGTCGTAGCTTGCAACCTGCTCATTGCCCGGGCCCTGCTCATCCAATCGCCCTCACAGGCGTTAGGCTCCGTTTCTGCCAAGCCCAGAGGGGTGAAGCGCCAGGCTCTGCAGATGCTGTgcgtagtggtggtggtgttcatTGTGTGCTTCCTGCCCCATCACCTGGTTCAGTATCCCTGGACCCTGGCGGTGCTTCAGATCCAGGAGGGCTGGGGCAGTACAGGCTGGAACGACACGACACGGTGCTGGCTGAATGACGCCCACCAGATCACTCTGATGCTGATGGGGCTCAACTGCCTCCTGGATCCAGTGGTGTACTGCTTTGCCACCAGGAGGTTCCGTCTGTACATCAAGGACCACCTGAAGAGGGTGGGAAAGGGCAGACACTACTCTGACACTATTGCCACTCACATCTCCATGACGAGCCAGGGGCTTCATAACGAGCCAGGGGCTTCATAA
- the LOC114840927 gene encoding uncharacterized protein LOC114840927 isoform X2: protein MSRQTVNIQFCFLLVCLFLKTAFLQVTCELKFQIVKPVSLVGEEVQMTCDGPCSSFNYTWCHLNETKYTGSIYILHVTLENSGEYKCSCYINGNVCYSKAVNLTVVERLSKVWVSSTALAIVEGQSLTLHCEAASQPSSVAWTWTRLNESGGWSAVSAEQELTLTRAGQSGQYQCHAYSNVLGLTQSQNSSVHSVYIISFPLTGSVNAGVAGLGLALLALVSLLLLMMWRGRQLANESLAAGGTLAKGLAGPTKAQKGRQCQGQTGDTGEIYMNCGRITQTCHQLT, encoded by the exons ATGAGCAGACAAACAGTGAACATACAATTTTGTTTTCTACTGGTCTGTTTGTTCCTTAAAACAG CATTTCTCCAGGTCACATGTGAACTGAAGTTCCAGATTGTAAAGCCAGTCTCACTGGTTGGTGAGGAGGTCCAAATGACCTGTGACGGACCATGTTCTTCATTCAACTACACCTGGTGTCATCTGAACGAGACCAAATATACAGgcagcatttacattttacatgtcaCCCTTGAGAACTCTGGAGAATACAAGTGCTCATGTTATATAAATGGAAATGTGTGCTACAGTAAAGCAGTCAATCTGACTGTTGTAG AGAGACTCTCCAAGGTGTGGGTGTCTTCCACAGCCCTGGCCATAGTGGAGGGACAGAGTCTCACCTTGCACTGCGAAGCCGCCTCCCAGCCCTCCTCTGTGGCCTGGACATGGACGCGGCTGAACGAGAGTGGCGGGTGGAGCGCCGTGAGTGCCGAGCAAGAGCTGACCCTGACCAGGGCAGGCCAGAGTGGCCAGTACCAATGCCACGCCTACAGCAATGTCCTGGGCCTCACGCAGAGCCAGAACAGCTCCGTTCACTCAGTCTACATCATCTCCTTCCCCCTGACGG gcAGTGTGAATGCAGGAGTGGCCGGCCTGGGCCTGGCTCTCCTTGCCCTGGTTTCTCTGCTCCTGCTGATGATGTGGCGAGGGCGGCAGCTGGCCAATGAGTCTCTGGCCGCAGGGGGCACTCTAGCCAAAG GACTTGCTGGACCTACAAAAGCACAAAA GGGGAGACAGTGCCAAGGTCAGACTGGAGATACAGGAGAAATCTACATGAACTGTGGCAGAATTACGCAGACTTGTCACCAGCTTACATAa
- the LOC114840927 gene encoding uncharacterized protein LOC114840927 isoform X3, translating into MTCDGPCSSFNYTWCHLNETKYTGSIYILHVTLENSGEYKCSCYINGNVCYSKAVNLTVVERLSKVWVSSTALAIVEGQSLTLHCEAASQPSSVAWTWTRLNESGGWSAVSAEQELTLTRAGQSGQYQCHAYSNVLGLTQSQNSSVHSVYIISFPLTGSVNAGVAGLGLALLALVSLLLLMMWRGRQLANESLAAGGTLAKGESHRLEKFIDTLYQNPRVHLAYPREKTDKTGLAGPTKAQKGRQCQGQTGDTGEIYMNCGRITQTCHQLT; encoded by the exons ATGACCTGTGACGGACCATGTTCTTCATTCAACTACACCTGGTGTCATCTGAACGAGACCAAATATACAGgcagcatttacattttacatgtcaCCCTTGAGAACTCTGGAGAATACAAGTGCTCATGTTATATAAATGGAAATGTGTGCTACAGTAAAGCAGTCAATCTGACTGTTGTAG AGAGACTCTCCAAGGTGTGGGTGTCTTCCACAGCCCTGGCCATAGTGGAGGGACAGAGTCTCACCTTGCACTGCGAAGCCGCCTCCCAGCCCTCCTCTGTGGCCTGGACATGGACGCGGCTGAACGAGAGTGGCGGGTGGAGCGCCGTGAGTGCCGAGCAAGAGCTGACCCTGACCAGGGCAGGCCAGAGTGGCCAGTACCAATGCCACGCCTACAGCAATGTCCTGGGCCTCACGCAGAGCCAGAACAGCTCCGTTCACTCAGTCTACATCATCTCCTTCCCCCTGACGG gcAGTGTGAATGCAGGAGTGGCCGGCCTGGGCCTGGCTCTCCTTGCCCTGGTTTCTCTGCTCCTGCTGATGATGTGGCGAGGGCGGCAGCTGGCCAATGAGTCTCTGGCCGCAGGGGGCACTCTAGCCAAAGGTGAATCACACCGTCTGGAGAAGTTCATCGACACCTTGTACCAGAACCCCAGGGTGCATTTGGCTTATCCACGGGAGAAAACGGACAAAACCG GACTTGCTGGACCTACAAAAGCACAAAA GGGGAGACAGTGCCAAGGTCAGACTGGAGATACAGGAGAAATCTACATGAACTGTGGCAGAATTACGCAGACTTGTCACCAGCTTACATAa
- the LOC114840927 gene encoding uncharacterized protein LOC114840927 isoform X1: MSRQTVNIQFCFLLVCLFLKTAFLQVTCELKFQIVKPVSLVGEEVQMTCDGPCSSFNYTWCHLNETKYTGSIYILHVTLENSGEYKCSCYINGNVCYSKAVNLTVVERLSKVWVSSTALAIVEGQSLTLHCEAASQPSSVAWTWTRLNESGGWSAVSAEQELTLTRAGQSGQYQCHAYSNVLGLTQSQNSSVHSVYIISFPLTGSVNAGVAGLGLALLALVSLLLLMMWRGRQLANESLAAGGTLAKGESHRLEKFIDTLYQNPRVHLAYPREKTDKTGLAGPTKAQKGRQCQGQTGDTGEIYMNCGRITQTCHQLT; encoded by the exons ATGAGCAGACAAACAGTGAACATACAATTTTGTTTTCTACTGGTCTGTTTGTTCCTTAAAACAG CATTTCTCCAGGTCACATGTGAACTGAAGTTCCAGATTGTAAAGCCAGTCTCACTGGTTGGTGAGGAGGTCCAAATGACCTGTGACGGACCATGTTCTTCATTCAACTACACCTGGTGTCATCTGAACGAGACCAAATATACAGgcagcatttacattttacatgtcaCCCTTGAGAACTCTGGAGAATACAAGTGCTCATGTTATATAAATGGAAATGTGTGCTACAGTAAAGCAGTCAATCTGACTGTTGTAG AGAGACTCTCCAAGGTGTGGGTGTCTTCCACAGCCCTGGCCATAGTGGAGGGACAGAGTCTCACCTTGCACTGCGAAGCCGCCTCCCAGCCCTCCTCTGTGGCCTGGACATGGACGCGGCTGAACGAGAGTGGCGGGTGGAGCGCCGTGAGTGCCGAGCAAGAGCTGACCCTGACCAGGGCAGGCCAGAGTGGCCAGTACCAATGCCACGCCTACAGCAATGTCCTGGGCCTCACGCAGAGCCAGAACAGCTCCGTTCACTCAGTCTACATCATCTCCTTCCCCCTGACGG gcAGTGTGAATGCAGGAGTGGCCGGCCTGGGCCTGGCTCTCCTTGCCCTGGTTTCTCTGCTCCTGCTGATGATGTGGCGAGGGCGGCAGCTGGCCAATGAGTCTCTGGCCGCAGGGGGCACTCTAGCCAAAGGTGAATCACACCGTCTGGAGAAGTTCATCGACACCTTGTACCAGAACCCCAGGGTGCATTTGGCTTATCCACGGGAGAAAACGGACAAAACCG GACTTGCTGGACCTACAAAAGCACAAAA GGGGAGACAGTGCCAAGGTCAGACTGGAGATACAGGAGAAATCTACATGAACTGTGGCAGAATTACGCAGACTTGTCACCAGCTTACATAa
- the LOC114840927 gene encoding uncharacterized protein LOC114840927 isoform X4, with product MSRQTVNIQFCFLLVCLFLKTERLSKVWVSSTALAIVEGQSLTLHCEAASQPSSVAWTWTRLNESGGWSAVSAEQELTLTRAGQSGQYQCHAYSNVLGLTQSQNSSVHSVYIISFPLTGSVNAGVAGLGLALLALVSLLLLMMWRGRQLANESLAAGGTLAKGESHRLEKFIDTLYQNPRVHLAYPREKTDKTGLAGPTKAQKGRQCQGQTGDTGEIYMNCGRITQTCHQLT from the exons ATGAGCAGACAAACAGTGAACATACAATTTTGTTTTCTACTGGTCTGTTTGTTCCTTAAAACAG AGAGACTCTCCAAGGTGTGGGTGTCTTCCACAGCCCTGGCCATAGTGGAGGGACAGAGTCTCACCTTGCACTGCGAAGCCGCCTCCCAGCCCTCCTCTGTGGCCTGGACATGGACGCGGCTGAACGAGAGTGGCGGGTGGAGCGCCGTGAGTGCCGAGCAAGAGCTGACCCTGACCAGGGCAGGCCAGAGTGGCCAGTACCAATGCCACGCCTACAGCAATGTCCTGGGCCTCACGCAGAGCCAGAACAGCTCCGTTCACTCAGTCTACATCATCTCCTTCCCCCTGACGG gcAGTGTGAATGCAGGAGTGGCCGGCCTGGGCCTGGCTCTCCTTGCCCTGGTTTCTCTGCTCCTGCTGATGATGTGGCGAGGGCGGCAGCTGGCCAATGAGTCTCTGGCCGCAGGGGGCACTCTAGCCAAAGGTGAATCACACCGTCTGGAGAAGTTCATCGACACCTTGTACCAGAACCCCAGGGTGCATTTGGCTTATCCACGGGAGAAAACGGACAAAACCG GACTTGCTGGACCTACAAAAGCACAAAA GGGGAGACAGTGCCAAGGTCAGACTGGAGATACAGGAGAAATCTACATGAACTGTGGCAGAATTACGCAGACTTGTCACCAGCTTACATAa